In Lysinibacillus sp. FSL M8-0337, the following proteins share a genomic window:
- a CDS encoding DUF418 domain-containing protein: MNLKPTMLQERIATLDILRGISLLGILVVNMYAFYLPMPHIDLASWFTTPSDIVWQQNLDIYVQSSFYPLFSLLFGYGLALQWQKAQSREQNFYGTGLRRLTVLFMFGLLHALLIWWGDILMMYAFCGVFLLLLLRLHPIWLLLTGILINGFMHVFMLLVVGYINFNTEIETYLDITGVEKAITAYGTGNWMDAFLQRLSDLSIQAGIGMWIASLFTILPYMLIGAAASKRHLVERAKELKWLWLAITIAGLALGIFLKSVPILFTRTYLLDYIKVYIGGPILSVGYIGLVVLLCLMPIIPKILSPFAKIGRMSLTMYILQSMIGTFIFYQFGLGWYGKVSVATGVLIAIGIIVVQMILAEIWLTKWKQGPLEAIWRKLTYKAKTESS; this comes from the coding sequence GTGAATTTGAAACCGACGATGTTGCAGGAACGAATCGCAACATTAGATATTTTACGTGGAATTAGCTTGCTAGGTATACTAGTCGTCAATATGTATGCCTTTTATTTGCCAATGCCACACATTGATTTAGCGTCATGGTTTACAACACCGTCAGATATTGTTTGGCAACAAAATTTAGATATTTATGTGCAAAGTAGTTTTTATCCTTTATTTTCCTTATTATTTGGTTATGGATTAGCGCTACAATGGCAAAAAGCTCAAAGTCGTGAACAAAACTTTTATGGAACAGGACTCCGAAGGTTAACTGTTTTATTTATGTTCGGTTTGCTGCATGCGCTCCTTATTTGGTGGGGAGATATTTTAATGATGTATGCCTTCTGTGGCGTTTTTCTGCTGTTGCTTTTACGTTTACATCCCATCTGGCTATTACTAACGGGTATTCTTATCAATGGATTTATGCATGTTTTTATGTTGCTTGTAGTAGGTTATATTAACTTTAATACGGAGATTGAAACGTACTTAGATATTACTGGGGTGGAAAAGGCAATTACAGCCTATGGCACAGGTAATTGGATGGATGCCTTTTTACAGCGTTTATCTGACTTATCTATTCAAGCGGGAATCGGGATGTGGATTGCGTCATTATTTACGATATTACCGTATATGCTAATAGGTGCAGCTGCCTCCAAAAGGCATTTAGTCGAACGTGCAAAAGAGCTGAAATGGCTGTGGCTAGCAATTACGATTGCTGGGCTAGCACTTGGTATTTTCTTAAAAAGTGTACCCATCCTATTTACACGTACGTATTTACTTGATTATATAAAGGTCTATATCGGTGGGCCGATTTTATCAGTTGGCTATATTGGCCTTGTTGTTTTACTTTGTCTGATGCCAATCATACCAAAAATACTTAGTCCTTTTGCAAAAATTGGACGCATGTCGTTAACGATGTACATACTGCAATCCATGATTGGGACATTTATATTTTATCAATTTGGATTAGGTTGGTATGGGAAAGTAAGTGTTGCTACAGGTGTATTAATTGCTATCGGTATTATTGTCGTGCAAATGATTTTAGCGGAAATTTGGCTTACAAAATGGAAGCAAGGTCCATTAGAAGCGATATGGCGTAAGTTAACATATAAGGCGAAAACCGAGTCAAGCTGA
- a CDS encoding Cof-type HAD-IIB family hydrolase produces MKQHLIVLDLDGTLLTDQQQISSKTKKTLLQAKEQGHQVMIATGRPYRASDIYYHELGLTTPIVNFNGAYVHHPKNAAWQTMHTPIDLSVVREVVDSVNHYEYENIIAEVKDDIYVHTEDDRILNIFNMGNPKITLGDISTKLLVNPTSLLIQANEVNSMIIRDHLQAVHAEVIEHRRWGAPLHIIEIVRRGLNKAVGISHVAKDLGIPRERIIAFGDEDNDLEMIDYAGIGVAMGNGIPSLKNIANEITTSNNEDGIAKILIERLKLS; encoded by the coding sequence ATGAAACAGCATTTAATCGTTTTAGATTTAGACGGTACGTTATTAACGGACCAACAACAAATTTCTTCAAAAACTAAAAAAACATTATTGCAGGCTAAGGAACAAGGGCATCAAGTTATGATTGCCACAGGTCGTCCATATCGCGCAAGTGATATCTACTATCATGAGCTTGGTTTAACAACACCGATTGTTAATTTTAATGGAGCCTATGTCCACCATCCTAAAAATGCTGCTTGGCAAACCATGCATACACCGATTGATTTAAGTGTTGTACGAGAGGTAGTTGATTCAGTCAATCACTATGAATATGAAAATATTATAGCTGAAGTGAAAGATGACATCTATGTGCACACGGAGGATGATCGGATTTTAAATATTTTTAACATGGGCAATCCCAAAATTACGTTGGGTGATATTTCGACAAAACTATTAGTCAATCCAACGAGTCTATTAATTCAAGCAAACGAAGTAAATTCTATGATTATTCGCGACCATTTACAAGCTGTCCATGCAGAAGTGATTGAACATCGTCGTTGGGGTGCTCCACTTCACATTATTGAAATTGTTCGCCGAGGTTTAAATAAAGCGGTGGGTATTTCACATGTAGCGAAAGATTTAGGTATTCCACGTGAACGTATTATCGCTTTTGGCGATGAAGACAATGATTTAGAAATGATTGATTATGCGGGTATTGGAGTCGCTATGGGCAATGGAATCCCTAGCTTAAAAAACATTGCCAACGAAATTACAACATCAAATAATGAAGATGGCATTGCTAAAATACTTATTGAACGCTTAAAATTATCATAG
- a CDS encoding alpha-amylase family glycosyl hydrolase: protein MKFKKWISATAASLLLATSLIGATPAHADEVQKRTIAEESIFDLLVDRFFNGSGTNDYDTNTQDPTKFAGGDFTGLLDKLKFIGEMGYTIVSIGTIFDTEVYDGSMPTSYSTIEEHFGTAEEFQSVVKAYKEKNMSMMVDFPLNNVSPNHEWAKDAAKQNWIASTNNGHIQWDLTNKDVQAALIESATEFVSTYDVGGLRLTNIADADTAFLNDMIEALKNTNKSLYVISNEESDANFDASFSPATAEIYRNIFKNVDQDSSKLMEPFAGEKPTQIMIDSLQTHRFTFDSASENMFPPTRLKMAMGALFMLPGIPVVQYGSEIAMNGEDKPDTHQLYNFKTDEELIDYIKNVQSLRNQSATLRKGDFEVITNDNGLLVFTRKSDEEQWIIMVNNTGKTQRVDLTPDQIGEGKMLNGILQEEKVRINEKNVYPVILDREIVEIYQVKDDEGLNVPYMVALGLVYVVFIGFVIIIIKRGKKRRQQQDAASKNS, encoded by the coding sequence GTGAAATTTAAGAAGTGGATAAGCGCGACAGCTGCATCGCTTTTACTGGCAACTTCATTAATAGGCGCAACACCGGCACACGCGGATGAAGTACAAAAAAGAACGATTGCTGAAGAAAGCATTTTTGATTTACTCGTTGACCGTTTCTTTAATGGCTCAGGCACTAACGATTATGATACAAATACGCAAGACCCAACGAAATTTGCAGGTGGCGACTTCACCGGTCTACTAGATAAACTAAAATTTATTGGCGAAATGGGCTATACCATCGTATCCATTGGGACAATTTTTGACACAGAAGTATACGATGGTTCTATGCCAACGAGCTATAGTACAATCGAAGAACATTTTGGAACAGCAGAAGAATTCCAAAGTGTGGTGAAGGCCTATAAAGAAAAAAATATGTCAATGATGGTGGACTTTCCTTTAAATAATGTAAGTCCTAATCATGAGTGGGCAAAAGACGCAGCAAAGCAAAACTGGATTGCCTCAACAAATAATGGGCACATTCAATGGGATTTAACAAATAAAGATGTTCAAGCTGCTTTAATCGAATCAGCTACAGAATTTGTTTCTACATATGATGTGGGTGGCTTACGTTTAACGAATATTGCGGATGCTGACACAGCCTTTCTGAATGACATGATTGAGGCGTTAAAAAATACCAACAAATCATTATATGTGATTTCGAATGAAGAAAGTGATGCGAATTTTGATGCATCCTTCTCACCAGCTACAGCAGAGATTTACCGTAATATTTTCAAAAATGTAGATCAGGACTCTTCAAAGCTAATGGAGCCCTTTGCTGGTGAAAAACCAACGCAAATTATGATTGATTCATTACAAACACATCGCTTTACATTTGATTCTGCTTCTGAAAATATGTTCCCCCCAACACGATTGAAAATGGCGATGGGTGCGTTATTTATGCTGCCTGGTATTCCAGTTGTTCAGTATGGTTCCGAAATTGCTATGAATGGGGAAGACAAACCTGACACGCATCAATTATACAATTTCAAAACAGATGAAGAGTTAATTGACTATATTAAAAACGTACAGTCATTACGTAACCAATCAGCGACATTACGAAAAGGTGATTTCGAAGTTATTACAAATGACAATGGTTTACTTGTGTTTACGAGAAAATCCGATGAAGAGCAATGGATTATTATGGTGAACAATACAGGAAAAACACAACGTGTCGATTTAACACCAGATCAAATTGGTGAGGGTAAAATGCTAAACGGTATTTTACAAGAAGAAAAGGTGCGAATTAATGAAAAAAATGTTTATCCAGTAATACTAGACCGTGAAATCGTAGAAATTTATCAAGTGAAGGACGATGAGGGGCTAAATGTTCCTTACATGGTTGCGCTTGGTTTGGTCTATGTTGTATTTATTGGCTTCGTTATTATTATTATTAAACGAGGAAAAAAACGTCGTCAACAGCAAGACGCTGCAAGTAAAAATAGCTAA
- a CDS encoding metal-sulfur cluster assembly factor, with the protein MDQDMKDSMLSALENVIDPELGIDIVNLGLVYDVELDDEGLATVTMTLTSMGCPMGPVIVDQVNTALSELPEVKSTNVNIVWNPPWSKDKMSRYAKMALGVR; encoded by the coding sequence ATGGATCAAGATATGAAAGACAGCATGCTAAGTGCATTAGAAAATGTAATTGACCCTGAGCTTGGTATTGATATCGTCAACTTAGGTTTAGTATATGATGTAGAGTTAGATGACGAAGGTTTAGCGACCGTTACAATGACACTGACTTCTATGGGTTGCCCAATGGGACCAGTAATTGTTGATCAAGTGAATACAGCTTTAAGTGAACTACCAGAGGTGAAAAGTACAAATGTTAATATTGTATGGAATCCACCTTGGTCAAAAGATAAGATGTCTCGCTATGCAAAAATGGCGTTAGGCGTTCGTTAG
- the addA gene encoding helicase-exonuclease AddAB subunit AddA: MMQQIPVKPTNVTWTDDQWKAIYASGQDTLVSAAAGSGKTAVLINRMIEKVVATENPINVDELLVVTFTNASAAEMRHRMAEALEKAIAANPTSSHLRRQLSLVNKAQISTLHSFCLALVKQYAYLLDIDPGFRIANEAEIALLRDDILAEVLESAYDTDDEARIHAIYQLVDSFTSDRDDQAIETLISKLYDTSRVHAEPQKWLTSLPETYQLADDVTIDDLDLSKYVKLTVKHSLEEAFVLISEMREITLQPDGPAPYAETAEIDFAMIQEGIRISQEGTWQQLFDYFSTVKWSTLKRVSKDALVDVELQELAKKKREAAKKIMNKLKDTYFVRTPARLLEEITLMAPTIATLVDLTSIFSQQFRLAKLERGIIDFSDLEHYALQILTEEVEGELQPSPVAFDLKKRFKEVLVDEYQDTNMLQETILQLVKLGDEHDGNLFMVGDVKQSIYRFRLAEPKLFMRKYGEFVENPDTTGMRIDLNANFRSRSEVLNATNFVFAQIMDERVGEIQYDDNASLKPAAPYDAKEVPVELVILHPPEEQAEDEEMEENTSEASELEELKKSQYEARFIIDRIRQLMEEGTTVYDTKTATERPLKYSDIVILMRSMTWSTDLVEEFKLAGIPLYAESSKGYFDALEVMIMLNTLKVVDNPYQDIPLASVLRAPFVGLTENELAKIRLADTKTPFYDALRQFIRSEGHGVQSETFEKLQRFMLAFENWRDLARRGSLSDLIWKIYLDTHYYEMVGAMPNGKQRQANLRILHDRALMYEKTAFRGLFRFLRFIDRMRTRGDDLGTAKSIGEKDDVVRLVTIHSSKGLEYPVVFVAGMGRPFNKMDFHNPYLFDQDYGLAVKAIDPDNRITYTSLPFLAMKEKKELEMRAEEMRVLYVAMTRAKERLILIGSVKNWSKTLDSWQDAQNLPVDAPLQDYLRARANSYFDWVGPAVARHADFAAITSSSYKARQDSSHWWVRAISTHHFMYETQALDEDVQQMLATPEDAALLAEITARFQAQYAYQKSTQKRSKTSVSEIKRLESLQRLEEPEYYFTAPKKDKATIAPRPTFLQDKQLTGAEMGTAIHTVMQHVPQCGFSTVQEVEQFVTELVVKQLLTEAESKIVPCEKIYRFFTTDIGQRFKNAKQIRREMPFTISRVDEDGDAQIVQGIVDCLFEDVYGNWILLDYKTDRIGRQFAEEPALSKELLGRYGVQLRVYSEALESILHIQVYEKVLYLFDIEQAIYA; encoded by the coding sequence ATGATGCAGCAAATACCTGTCAAGCCAACGAATGTCACTTGGACTGATGATCAGTGGAAAGCGATTTATGCAAGTGGGCAAGATACGCTTGTTTCAGCAGCTGCAGGCTCTGGTAAAACGGCGGTCCTGATTAATCGCATGATTGAAAAGGTTGTGGCAACAGAAAATCCAATAAATGTGGATGAACTTCTTGTCGTAACGTTTACGAATGCTTCCGCAGCTGAAATGCGTCATCGTATGGCAGAGGCGCTTGAAAAAGCAATTGCAGCAAATCCGACGTCGAGCCATTTACGACGTCAGTTAAGCCTAGTCAATAAAGCGCAAATCTCGACATTGCATTCCTTTTGTTTAGCGCTTGTTAAGCAGTATGCTTATTTGCTCGATATAGACCCAGGTTTTCGAATTGCTAATGAGGCAGAAATCGCCTTGCTCCGAGATGATATATTAGCTGAAGTGCTAGAATCTGCCTATGATACAGATGACGAAGCACGAATTCATGCAATCTATCAACTTGTCGATAGTTTTACATCAGATCGTGATGATCAAGCGATTGAAACATTAATAAGTAAGCTTTATGATACGTCGCGTGTACATGCTGAACCACAAAAATGGTTAACGAGCTTACCAGAAACCTATCAGCTAGCGGACGATGTGACAATAGATGATTTAGATTTATCTAAATATGTAAAGTTAACTGTAAAACATAGCCTTGAAGAAGCATTTGTTCTCATTTCTGAAATGCGTGAGATAACGCTTCAGCCAGATGGACCAGCTCCATATGCTGAAACCGCTGAAATTGATTTTGCAATGATTCAGGAAGGGATTCGCATCAGTCAAGAAGGCACATGGCAACAGCTATTTGATTATTTTTCAACAGTGAAGTGGTCGACATTAAAACGTGTATCAAAGGATGCTTTAGTCGATGTGGAGCTTCAAGAGCTAGCAAAGAAAAAGCGTGAAGCTGCTAAAAAAATAATGAATAAGTTGAAAGATACTTATTTTGTTCGTACACCTGCACGTTTGTTGGAAGAAATTACACTGATGGCGCCAACGATTGCAACATTAGTTGACTTGACGTCTATTTTTAGCCAGCAATTCCGTCTTGCGAAGTTAGAGCGAGGTATTATCGATTTCTCCGACTTAGAGCATTATGCCCTGCAAATTTTAACCGAAGAGGTAGAGGGAGAATTACAACCATCGCCTGTTGCGTTCGATTTAAAAAAACGTTTTAAAGAAGTGCTGGTGGATGAATACCAAGATACGAATATGCTACAAGAAACCATTTTACAATTAGTCAAGCTAGGCGATGAGCACGATGGCAACCTTTTTATGGTTGGTGACGTAAAACAAAGTATCTATCGCTTCCGTTTAGCAGAACCAAAACTGTTTATGCGAAAGTATGGGGAGTTTGTAGAAAATCCTGATACGACGGGGATGCGTATTGATTTGAATGCCAATTTCCGTAGTCGTAGTGAAGTTTTAAACGCAACCAATTTTGTGTTTGCACAAATTATGGATGAACGTGTCGGTGAAATACAGTATGATGACAATGCTTCATTGAAGCCAGCAGCTCCGTATGATGCGAAAGAGGTACCTGTTGAGCTCGTGATTTTACATCCGCCAGAGGAACAGGCAGAGGATGAAGAAATGGAAGAAAATACGAGTGAAGCATCGGAGCTGGAGGAGCTGAAGAAATCACAATATGAGGCACGTTTTATAATTGATCGCATTCGACAATTGATGGAAGAGGGGACAACGGTATACGATACGAAAACGGCAACAGAACGTCCTTTAAAATACAGTGATATTGTCATTTTAATGCGCTCTATGACGTGGTCTACAGATTTGGTAGAGGAATTTAAGTTAGCTGGCATTCCTCTTTATGCAGAGTCATCTAAAGGTTATTTCGATGCCTTAGAAGTAATGATTATGCTGAACACACTAAAAGTTGTCGATAACCCATATCAAGATATACCATTAGCTTCTGTATTACGTGCACCATTTGTTGGCTTAACAGAAAATGAGCTCGCTAAAATTCGTTTAGCAGATACTAAAACACCGTTTTATGATGCATTAAGGCAATTTATACGCAGTGAAGGACATGGTGTGCAATCCGAAACATTTGAGAAGCTTCAACGTTTTATGCTGGCATTTGAAAACTGGCGAGATTTAGCACGTCGTGGCTCTTTGTCGGATTTAATTTGGAAAATTTACTTGGATACTCATTATTATGAAATGGTTGGTGCCATGCCGAATGGTAAACAACGACAGGCAAATTTACGCATTTTACATGATCGAGCATTAATGTATGAAAAGACGGCGTTTCGAGGACTGTTCCGCTTTTTACGCTTTATAGATAGAATGCGAACGCGTGGCGATGATTTAGGAACAGCAAAGTCGATTGGTGAAAAAGACGATGTAGTAAGACTTGTTACAATTCACTCATCCAAAGGTTTAGAGTATCCCGTTGTTTTTGTTGCAGGAATGGGACGACCTTTTAACAAAATGGACTTCCACAATCCATATTTATTTGACCAAGATTATGGGCTTGCAGTTAAAGCAATTGACCCTGACAATCGGATTACCTATACTTCTTTACCATTTCTAGCGATGAAGGAGAAAAAGGAGCTGGAGATGAGAGCCGAAGAAATGCGGGTGTTGTACGTAGCAATGACGCGTGCAAAGGAACGACTTATTTTAATTGGCTCCGTAAAAAATTGGAGTAAAACACTTGATTCTTGGCAGGACGCGCAAAACTTGCCTGTGGATGCTCCTTTGCAAGATTATTTACGTGCACGTGCAAATAGTTATTTTGACTGGGTTGGGCCAGCTGTTGCGAGACATGCTGATTTTGCAGCTATTACAAGTTCTTCGTATAAAGCAAGACAAGATAGCTCGCATTGGTGGGTAAGAGCCATTTCAACACATCATTTTATGTATGAAACGCAAGCGTTAGATGAAGACGTGCAACAGATGCTCGCAACGCCAGAGGACGCAGCTCTGCTTGCAGAAATTACAGCTCGCTTCCAAGCCCAATATGCATACCAAAAATCGACACAGAAACGTTCGAAAACATCTGTTAGTGAAATTAAACGTCTAGAAAGCTTACAACGTCTAGAGGAGCCAGAATACTATTTTACCGCTCCTAAAAAGGACAAGGCTACAATTGCCCCAAGACCAACCTTTTTACAGGATAAGCAGCTGACAGGTGCGGAAATGGGGACAGCCATTCATACGGTCATGCAACATGTACCGCAATGTGGCTTTAGTACAGTGCAAGAAGTGGAGCAATTTGTCACTGAGTTAGTGGTAAAACAACTGCTAACCGAGGCAGAGAGCAAGATTGTTCCGTGTGAGAAAATTTACCGTTTCTTTACAACCGATATTGGCCAACGTTTTAAAAATGCAAAGCAAATTCGAAGAGAAATGCCATTTACGATAAGCCGCGTAGATGAGGATGGCGACGCTCAAATTGTGCAAGGGATTGTCGATTGCTTGTTTGAGGATGTCTACGGTAACTGGATATTACTCGATTATAAAACCGACCGCATTGGGCGGCAATTTGCAGAGGAACCGGCGTTATCGAAGGAACTTTTAGGTCGCTATGGGGTGCAACTACGTGTTTATAGCGAGGCACTTGAGTCGATTTTACACATACAAGTATATGAGAAAGTGTTGTACTTATTTGATATTGAGCAGGCGATTTATGCGTAG
- a CDS encoding DegV family protein produces the protein MKIFTDSGCDLPKSYYEENDVILLPLRVQVNNHEYDDVLSIDSKEVYDAIRQGAHPKTSQVSPELFLQQFENLAKSGEQGIYIAFSSELSGTYSTAVMIRNQVLEQYPTLKLAIVDSKCASLGYGLVVDEAVQLRKAGTSLDEIETKIQLLASQMEHLFTVEDLDYLAKGGRVSKASAFLGGLLSIKPILNVEDGKLVPIEKSRGRKKAIARMLDLMQERGGNFADKIVGISHSDDLAFANEVKASIQERFAPKAVQMTMIGSVIGSHVGPGTIAIFFTNKSYQA, from the coding sequence ATGAAGATTTTTACTGATAGTGGATGTGATTTACCAAAGTCATACTATGAAGAGAATGATGTCATTCTACTTCCGCTACGTGTACAAGTAAATAACCATGAATATGATGATGTCTTGTCGATTGATTCGAAGGAAGTTTATGATGCTATTCGCCAAGGGGCTCATCCAAAAACATCGCAAGTTTCACCAGAGCTCTTTCTGCAACAGTTCGAAAACCTAGCAAAAAGCGGTGAACAAGGTATCTACATCGCCTTTTCATCTGAATTATCAGGTACGTATAGTACAGCTGTAATGATTCGCAACCAAGTTCTTGAACAATATCCAACATTAAAGCTCGCAATAGTCGATTCAAAATGTGCCTCATTAGGCTATGGCTTAGTCGTTGATGAAGCCGTGCAACTTCGAAAAGCAGGTACTTCGCTTGATGAAATCGAAACAAAAATACAATTACTCGCTTCACAGATGGAGCATCTGTTTACAGTGGAAGATTTAGATTACCTTGCAAAAGGAGGTCGTGTTTCGAAAGCGAGTGCCTTCCTTGGCGGACTCCTTAGCATAAAGCCTATTTTGAACGTAGAGGACGGTAAACTCGTACCAATTGAAAAATCACGTGGTCGTAAAAAAGCCATTGCGCGTATGTTGGATTTAATGCAAGAACGTGGTGGCAATTTTGCTGATAAAATTGTCGGAATTAGCCATAGTGATGACTTGGCCTTTGCTAACGAAGTAAAAGCATCCATACAAGAAAGATTTGCACCAAAAGCAGTCCAAATGACAATGATTGGCTCTGTTATCGGCTCCCATGTTGGGCCTGGTACAATTGCAATTTTCTTTACGAATAAAAGTTATCAAGCTTAG
- a CDS encoding alpha/beta hydrolase, which yields MFVKTEIWGQIPLLHIYTDKMNEKTPVVIFLHGFMSAKEHNLHYAYQLVNKGVRVLLPDAKFHGARSEGLTETQMNLHFWDIVLNSIHEVEQLYKDLKNKQLVAGDKIGVAGTSMGAIVTSGCLKLYDWIQTAAICMGGPAFIKLGAYQLQQLAKSGVKWPMSEQEVQKTNALLATYDISLTPEQFAGRPVFFWHGEQDKTVPFQDTYDFYCTLRAYYEENPSNLKFIADKHAGHAVTRDGMLAATEWLAQHLA from the coding sequence ATGTTTGTAAAGACTGAAATATGGGGACAGATTCCTTTGTTACATATATATACAGACAAGATGAATGAAAAAACCCCGGTAGTAATTTTCTTACACGGCTTTATGAGTGCAAAAGAACATAACTTACATTATGCTTACCAGTTGGTAAATAAAGGGGTGCGTGTCCTATTACCAGATGCAAAATTCCATGGTGCGCGTAGTGAAGGATTAACAGAGACTCAGATGAATTTACATTTTTGGGACATTGTCTTAAATTCTATTCATGAAGTAGAGCAATTATATAAAGATTTAAAGAATAAGCAACTTGTAGCTGGCGATAAAATTGGTGTAGCTGGTACTTCAATGGGAGCCATCGTTACATCTGGCTGTTTAAAGCTTTATGATTGGATACAAACTGCGGCAATATGTATGGGTGGTCCAGCTTTTATCAAATTAGGAGCCTATCAATTACAGCAATTGGCTAAAAGTGGTGTAAAGTGGCCGATGTCAGAACAAGAAGTACAAAAAACAAACGCACTTCTCGCAACGTATGATATTAGTTTAACGCCGGAACAATTCGCTGGACGACCTGTGTTCTTTTGGCATGGTGAGCAAGATAAAACTGTACCATTTCAAGATACGTATGATTTTTATTGTACATTACGTGCATACTATGAAGAAAATCCGAGCAATTTAAAATTTATTGCAGATAAACACGCTGGTCATGCCGTGACACGTGATGGTATGCTAGCAGCAACGGAATGGCTTGCACAGCATTTGGCATAA
- a CDS encoding YisL family protein, which yields MDFLTNQTHLHITTWVVGIVIFLIAALSGKQSKGLHMLLRLFYILIIITGGALFIEAMKFGQGMLYGFKFLGGIFVIGMMEMVLVRQKKNKPTTMFWILFAVFLLITMFLGFKLPMGFNFLA from the coding sequence ATGGATTTTTTAACTAACCAAACACATTTGCACATTACAACTTGGGTAGTTGGCATCGTAATCTTTTTAATTGCAGCACTTAGTGGTAAGCAGTCCAAAGGCTTACATATGTTATTACGTTTATTCTACATTTTAATTATTATTACTGGCGGGGCATTATTTATTGAAGCGATGAAATTCGGTCAAGGAATGCTTTATGGCTTTAAATTTTTAGGCGGTATTTTCGTTATTGGCATGATGGAAATGGTATTAGTTCGTCAAAAGAAAAACAAGCCAACAACAATGTTCTGGATTTTATTTGCAGTATTTTTACTGATTACAATGTTCTTAGGATTCAAGCTACCAATGGGATTCAATTTCCTTGCATAA
- a CDS encoding fumarylacetoacetate hydrolase family protein gives MKILSFKLGGHVSFGPKVKKEEAVWDVLAIQNELQVLPSFSSSIVDGIALGFDFVEQIRKLVEAAEKSDRANSFKREFTVIEWLSPIPRTPKNIMCIGKNYDEHAKEMGAEAAPIDLMVFTKSPTAIAADGQTLSIHADLSSKMDYEGELAVVIGKRGKNIPKNLAFDYVFGYTIANDITARDLQDKHKQFFLGKSLEGTCPLGPYLVTKDEIPNPQELTVVTKVNDEVRQNGTTKDMMFTVESLVSILSQHVTLEPGDVILTGTPAGVGKGMNPPQYLKAGDTVKVSIQGIGTLVNHFE, from the coding sequence ATGAAAATTTTATCATTTAAATTAGGTGGACATGTAAGCTTTGGACCAAAAGTAAAAAAAGAAGAAGCGGTATGGGATGTACTCGCTATTCAAAACGAATTACAAGTTCTCCCTTCTTTTTCAAGTTCAATTGTTGATGGCATTGCATTAGGCTTCGATTTTGTTGAACAAATTCGTAAATTAGTAGAAGCAGCGGAAAAATCAGACCGTGCGAATAGCTTCAAACGTGAGTTTACAGTGATTGAGTGGTTATCACCAATTCCACGCACACCAAAAAATATTATGTGTATCGGCAAAAACTATGATGAGCATGCAAAAGAAATGGGTGCAGAAGCAGCACCAATCGATTTAATGGTATTTACAAAATCGCCAACTGCTATTGCGGCTGATGGTCAAACACTATCAATCCATGCAGATCTTTCTTCAAAAATGGATTATGAAGGGGAACTGGCAGTAGTTATTGGTAAACGTGGGAAAAACATTCCGAAAAACTTAGCCTTTGACTATGTATTTGGCTACACAATTGCGAATGATATTACAGCACGTGACCTTCAAGATAAACATAAACAATTTTTCTTAGGTAAAAGCCTAGAAGGCACGTGCCCATTAGGACCATACCTTGTAACAAAAGATGAAATTCCAAATCCGCAAGAGTTAACAGTTGTTACAAAAGTAAATGATGAAGTACGTCAAAATGGTACAACGAAAGATATGATGTTTACTGTCGAATCGCTCGTATCGATTTTATCGCAACATGTAACGTTAGAGCCAGGTGATGTGATTTTAACGGGTACACCAGCAGGCGTCGGTAAAGGCATGAATCCACCGCAATATTTAAAAGCGGGAGATACTGTGAAAGTATCCATCCAAGGTATAGGTACGTTAGTTAATCATTTTGAATAA